In the Aquimarina spinulae genome, CACTGTATTTAGACGGGCAGGATACAGTTAGCCAAGAAACTATCGATTTGATAAATAATGCGCTACCAGAAGGGTACCCGGTACCAGATTTTAACCCTCACTATATTTCTTCGGGTTATGATACAGATATTGAAGTACAGGAACAAGCTGATATATGGGTTACTTTTATAGGAGAAGGAGCAGGATATAAAAACACACTGGGGTTCTATACCTATGATATTAACAACCCTTCGCCTTCAATCCCTGCGCCAGAAGATATTACGATCATTTTCCCTAATGTATCAGCAGTAGGAAGCGGTGGCGAATTAGAAGTAGGTGATAAAGTAAAAATAGGAACTTTTCCTCCTAATACAGGAATAGGATGGGTATTGCTAGCCAATGCATGGTCAGACGGTTGTGTAGGAACAGGACACTGGCAACTACACTCTAATCCGGATTATAATCCAGAAACAGATCCAACCCTGCGATATCACAATGTTTTATTATCTGATCCCGATAACGAAAGAATTATATTAGGCTTCGAAGATATAAGAAGAGATTATGCTTCTTGTGACCAGGATTTTAACGATGCGTTATTCTATATCACGGCAAGTCCTTATACTGCGATCTCTACAGATAATTGTGTAGATATCGATACCGCAACCGATGTTACTTCTGCCAATAATGGTGGGTTAGAAAGTAATGGTGACTTGGCAAGCTTAATCGCCAAACGTAACTTTAGCAGAACAAAAACGAATAGTATTTTCAATACCAAAAAGAGTCAAAAAAGATTTCAGCCTGGTACGAAATCATACAAATCGGCAAACAATGAAGATTTAAGCATCTATTTCCCTAATACAGGAATATTAGGTACCGAGTCTACTTATGTATCCAGTCCAGAAGATCTATTGGGTATCACCAATGCAGAAGCTGTATTCTCTGTAGATTACTATAAAGGAAATGAAAGAGTAGCAGCAGCTCTTGCTACATCAACAAAAGGTTCGGTTTATGATCATTCAAAAACAATATGCGATCGATTAAACGGCTCTAAATTACTAGATGTACGAACGGTAACTATCAAAAATCATACGCTTGTAAGTACCAGAATAGAAAGAGCTTCGGGTCAAATTGAATATGCACTAACCTTCTCGGTTAAGAAAGGTAAAGCTGAAAATGAAATCTATAGCTTATGGAATATCGGTAACTATCCTGATGGAGATTATTTAAATTTCCAGGTATGGGGCGGATCGGTGCCACAAGTAGCAAATATTGCGAATCACATCTTAGATACATTTACAACCGATAAACCTATGCGTAGTCATAAAGTAAGTTATAGAGTACCTACCGTATTTGTAGAAAAAGGAGCATACGCAAATGGAAAGCTAACTCTTAATATTATCAATAAATTAGGTTCAACTCAGATGACATTTAATGGAAACATTAGAACGACCGAACAATCAAAAGAACACAATATGGTTGAAACAATAGCATTATCAGGAGCATACAATGAGCAAATTACTATAGAAACAGGGTATTTATTTGATATCGGGTTCTCTATTAGAGGAGAAAACTCTGCTCAATTAGATGCATTATACCTGGCAGATGGTCCCTGGGGTATTGATTACCGGGAGCAGGGAGTCGTAATCGAGAATTTCAAAGTCACAACACATGACGTAGCAGCTCAAAAAAATGAATATACTATAGAACGTAATGCACTGGTATATGGCGAAGTAAAAGAAACGCTAAATCTTTTTAGAAATATACTGGCAGGTGAACTTACACTAGCGGTATCTGACTACGATGCTGTACAGTTCGAAATGCATAATGATAGAGATATCGAGGTGATATTAGTAACCGAAGGCCTTACAGACTGGAGTAACAGACTTAGATATAGAATTGCTGCCACCGATAAAAAAACAACACATACCCTTTCGTTCACTGATTTTACAAATGGAAATAAAGAAAATGAAACGTTCGAAAAAGTAAGAAGCATTGTATTCTCGGTACAGGGAGATTATCAAAACTTTACTCCATTTCATATAGAAGTATCGGATCTGGCATTCACCAGTACGGTAACAATAGATCCAGAACTAGATCCCGAAACACCAGCTGTGGTAACAGAAGATGAGGAAGAAACTAATGATGACCAAATCGCACAAGTAGAAACAGATGAGCAAATCACAACAGTGACTACGCTTTCTAATTACCCTAATCCTTTTAGAAATAAAACTACGATTAGAGTACCGGGCACAAACCAGACAATAGAAATGGTTGTTATCGATATGATAGGAAGAACAGTACGACAAGAACGTATGACACTACATAATAACAGTATAACTTTTGAAACCAAAAGTCTTATCCCCGGTGTATACTATTACATCTTAAGAGGTGATAACAAACAAAAATATAAAGGCAGTTTTTTAATCCGATAATAAAGTATACCATTTAGCACTTAAGTTTACACTAAATGGTATTAGGTTAAGTTCAGGATTTGGGTAATAGCGGGGATAATGTCATGGTTGTCCTCGCTATTTAATTACACACTTAGGATTTTATGAACTGAAAATATATATCAATCCTACCACTATATACTATATACCATATTCAATGTTTTCAAGGTTGATAATCCGTCATTAAAAAACGAAAAAAACCTTATTCTATGAAGTTATAATCACTGTTTTCAGGGTGTATCTCCTCGTTTCATAGAACTTACTTTTGTGATTGCATAAATAAATCAAAGAGGAATGAATATAAAAATATTATTTCTACTGCTTGTGATTCCCTTCATGAGTATTGCTCAAAAAAAGGGTAAAATCTATTTTGATGGAGAATGGAAAAAAACCCATAAAAAAAATGCTGTCTATTATCGTAACTTACCCTTAAAAAAGAAAGGGGATTTAATATACATCCAGGATTTTTATATAAATGGTGATCCCCAAATGACAGGATGGGCACATAAAAATAATGAAAAGAAATTTGAAGGAAAAGTTACCTGGTATTACGAGAATCGACAGATCAATACTATAGCTCACTATAAAAATGGAAAAATTGAAGGCGCGGTAATTGAATATGATTGGGCGCATAATGATACTACAGATGAAGAATACACACAAATAGAGGAAGAGGTAAATTATTTAAATGGAAAAAGACATGGTGTTAACATCGAATATTATAAAGGCAAAAAACATGAACAATATCAGTATGAATATGGTCAAAAAAATGGCCCATATATCATATATAGTACAGAGATTGGGAATATTATTGAAGAAGGAACATATAAAAATGATATACAAGAAGGCATTTGTATAACATATTATAGTGATACAAAAACTATTGAATCTAAAGTGCACTATCATAAAGGTAAAATGCACGGTACATATACCAGATATGATAAAAATGAGAACATCATACTAGAGCAACATTATATTGAGGGCAAACGAGAAGGGGAATATACCTTAACCTTATGTCCTGAAAACGATATTTATGAACACTTCACTTATGAAAAAAGAGCTTATGTGAACGGATATGTAAACGGAACTTATGAAAAAGGAATGTATGTAGATGGTAAAAAAGAAGGAGTAATTACTATCTATTATACAACTGGCGAAAAAAAAGAAGAATGTACGTATCACAATGGAGAACAAGAAGGGCAATGTACAGGATATAGCATAACAGGAGAGATCGTATATTCATATTATACTAAAAACGGTTGGACTGAGGAAGGAACAGACCAATGTTTTAAAACTTATAAAGCAAAAGAGCTTGTCAAAGAAGAAAAATTCTATATGGGGTCAACACAATTGGCATATTCGTTACTATACCTGCCTAATGGAAAAAAAGAAATTTCAAATTACAGCTCTACAGGAGAACTTTTATATAAAGGATCAACAAATTTTTATTCAAGAAATCTAACTAATAGAAA is a window encoding:
- a CDS encoding DUF6923 family protein; its protein translation is MKKITTLIAFLIALSVNAQQPFDCDEGNFYQVISGSLKAYDPITGSYSEALHTYSTTYNAGGYNPEDNYLYAIKKGDNHLLRIAKDMVIDLGAVTPAGTTVFGGGYAADVDADGNLWVYQNNNKKTFHKITNLKDYDGSSSPVFEVVEADQASPSTCADIAYINGSFYGGSRGKLYKWDLSSGTPVFSEKAVTNLPTGTFGAAYADANNRLYLSVNNGGLYLINDYESATPTATLLNLTETTNSNDGFKCANGISPLDKDQDGTLDSMDADSDGDGITNIAECNGINPYGDSDGDDLYNYLDNDISGNGDNVVQDAFDRDSDGNPDFLDIDSDNDGIYDIVEAGQGDKDTNNDGVYNGSDNNFLDTDLDGLADAFDPDQGNTFIPNDTDNDGIYDCYDIDSDNDGIVDIIEGQNSASYQGLSNIDEDNDGMDDAFDPDYAGTVNGTVNTDGTDAYDHLDTDSDNNGISDSTEAYDSDGDGVAETTLSGVDNDNDGLDDSFDLRKSSFAPENGGQTPASFPIPEICDRYNYLGDFSSNGKPLYLDGQDTVSQETIDLINNALPEGYPVPDFNPHYISSGYDTDIEVQEQADIWVTFIGEGAGYKNTLGFYTYDINNPSPSIPAPEDITIIFPNVSAVGSGGELEVGDKVKIGTFPPNTGIGWVLLANAWSDGCVGTGHWQLHSNPDYNPETDPTLRYHNVLLSDPDNERIILGFEDIRRDYASCDQDFNDALFYITASPYTAISTDNCVDIDTATDVTSANNGGLESNGDLASLIAKRNFSRTKTNSIFNTKKSQKRFQPGTKSYKSANNEDLSIYFPNTGILGTESTYVSSPEDLLGITNAEAVFSVDYYKGNERVAAALATSTKGSVYDHSKTICDRLNGSKLLDVRTVTIKNHTLVSTRIERASGQIEYALTFSVKKGKAENEIYSLWNIGNYPDGDYLNFQVWGGSVPQVANIANHILDTFTTDKPMRSHKVSYRVPTVFVEKGAYANGKLTLNIINKLGSTQMTFNGNIRTTEQSKEHNMVETIALSGAYNEQITIETGYLFDIGFSIRGENSAQLDALYLADGPWGIDYREQGVVIENFKVTTHDVAAQKNEYTIERNALVYGEVKETLNLFRNILAGELTLAVSDYDAVQFEMHNDRDIEVILVTEGLTDWSNRLRYRIAATDKKTTHTLSFTDFTNGNKENETFEKVRSIVFSVQGDYQNFTPFHIEVSDLAFTSTVTIDPELDPETPAVVTEDEEETNDDQIAQVETDEQITTVTTLSNYPNPFRNKTTIRVPGTNQTIEMVVIDMIGRTVRQERMTLHNNSITFETKSLIPGVYYYILRGDNKQKYKGSFLIR